In Chlamydiota bacterium, a single genomic region encodes these proteins:
- the aspS gene encoding Aspartate--tRNA(Asp/Asn) ligase, protein MKTHFRTHTCGELRSDNIGQEVKLSGFVHRKRDLGNLFFIDLRDQYGLTQLIVEKSKLTEKISHESVISIEGKVKERISKNKELATGNIEVEVKKLEILSHAKTLPFEITSFSEEANEELRLKYRYLELRRGKILQHLQFRHRVILEIRNLLSKQGFIEVQTPILGKSTPEGARDYLVPSRLYPGHFFALPQSPQQFKQLLMMGNMDRYFQIPPCFRDEDLRADRQPEFYQIDIEMSFGVPEDLFAILETFMKQLFKNILNTDIKIPFKRLSFHECMEKYGCDKPDLRFGMELKRFESFAQKCDFSIFKQALEKSAVIKGLCAPGAAHLSRKNIEALEQLIKNLGLKGLSFFKVEDDKLHSSIAKFFTPDQHKAIIQHFSAKNGDLILLLADKEKLVNMGLDQLRRHLAKELDLISNTFAFLWVTDFPLFEWDEEEQRYFSMHHPFTAPNSEDLDDLPNARSTGYDLVLNGYEIAGGSKRIHSLDLQYKIFELLGLKEEEIKYKFGHFIEALSYGCPPHLGIAFGLDRLLMTMLNTDNIRDVIAFPKTTKAQDLMLQSPSQVSDAQLKELHIKVDA, encoded by the coding sequence ATGAAAACACATTTTAGAACACACACATGTGGCGAATTAAGATCAGATAACATCGGACAAGAGGTCAAATTAAGCGGCTTTGTACACAGAAAACGTGATCTTGGAAATCTTTTTTTCATCGATTTGCGCGACCAATATGGATTGACTCAACTCATTGTAGAAAAATCTAAGCTTACAGAAAAAATTTCGCATGAGTCTGTCATTTCAATCGAAGGCAAAGTCAAAGAGCGCATAAGCAAAAATAAAGAGCTTGCTACAGGTAATATCGAAGTCGAAGTGAAAAAACTCGAGATTCTTTCGCATGCCAAAACGCTGCCTTTTGAAATCACAAGCTTTTCAGAAGAAGCTAACGAAGAATTGCGCTTAAAGTACCGCTATTTGGAACTAAGGCGCGGTAAAATACTTCAGCACTTGCAATTTAGACATCGTGTGATTTTAGAAATTCGCAACCTACTCAGCAAACAGGGATTTATTGAAGTGCAAACGCCTATTTTGGGAAAATCCACACCTGAAGGTGCGCGTGACTATCTTGTGCCTTCTAGATTGTATCCTGGACATTTTTTTGCACTTCCTCAATCACCTCAACAGTTCAAACAGCTCTTGATGATGGGGAATATGGATCGCTATTTTCAAATCCCGCCTTGTTTTCGTGATGAAGATTTAAGAGCCGATCGCCAACCCGAATTTTATCAAATTGATATAGAGATGAGCTTTGGTGTTCCAGAAGATCTTTTTGCCATTCTTGAAACATTTATGAAACAGCTTTTCAAAAACATTTTGAACACAGATATCAAAATTCCATTCAAACGCCTTTCTTTTCATGAATGCATGGAAAAATATGGTTGCGATAAACCCGATTTGCGTTTTGGAATGGAGCTCAAACGTTTTGAATCTTTTGCACAAAAATGCGATTTTTCTATTTTCAAACAGGCCTTGGAAAAAAGTGCTGTCATCAAAGGACTTTGTGCGCCAGGTGCTGCGCATTTATCTAGAAAAAACATTGAAGCCCTGGAACAACTCATCAAAAATTTAGGACTTAAAGGATTGTCTTTTTTCAAAGTGGAAGACGACAAATTGCATTCATCGATTGCAAAATTTTTCACTCCAGATCAGCACAAAGCCATTATTCAGCACTTTAGTGCTAAAAATGGTGATTTGATTCTTCTTCTTGCTGATAAAGAGAAACTCGTCAATATGGGACTGGACCAGTTGCGTCGCCATCTTGCAAAAGAGCTTGATCTCATCTCCAATACTTTTGCGTTTTTATGGGTCACAGATTTTCCTTTATTTGAATGGGACGAAGAAGAACAACGCTACTTTAGCATGCACCATCCCTTCACAGCGCCCAATTCCGAAGATTTGGATGACTTGCCCAACGCACGTTCAACGGGTTATGATCTAGTGCTTAATGGATATGAAATTGCAGGAGGATCCAAACGGATTCATTCTTTAGATTTGCAATACAAAATTTTTGAACTCCTTGGACTCAAAGAAGAGGAAATCAAGTACAAATTTGGCCACTTCATTGAAGCGCTTTCTTATGGATGTCCTCCACATCTTGGCATTGCTTTTGGATTAGATCGTTTGCTCATGACAATGCTAAACACAGACAATATTCGCGATGTGATCGCCTTTCCAAAGACAACAAAAGCCCAAGACTTGATGCTCCAATCACCCTCTCAGGTATCGGATGCACAGCTCAAAGAGTTACATATAAAAGTGGATGCTTAA